AGATTTTGGCTTTCGCCTGAAAATTATCGGTAGGGCGTTACCTGGTTTAGATAACATAGACGTGGCTGCGGCTAAAGCCAGAGGCATCGAGGTGGTCAACGCCCCGGCGGCCAACACCATGGCCATTGCCGAACACACTCTGGGCCTGCTGCTGGCCATGGCACGCCGTCTACCCTGGGCAGAAACAAGTCTGCGCCTGGGCACAGGTCAACGGGAACAGTTGACCGGCATGGGGCTTTACGGAAAAACATTGGGTATTGTTGGTTTTGGGCCGGTTGGTCGACAGATAGCCGTGCGCGCTCAGGCGTTTGGCATGAAAATTCTCGTCAACCAGCCCCAACTCACGCCGGAACTAGCCCTGGAAGCCAACGTCAAATCCGTAGACCTGGACGATCTGCTGGTGCTGTCGGATTTTGTGACGTTGCACGTGCCGGTGACGTTGGAGACTTATCACCTCATCGCTGCTCAAGAGCTGGCGCACATGAAGTCAACCGCTTATTTGCTCAATTCGGCCTACGGCCAGCTTGTAGACGAAGCGGCGCTGCTGAAAGCCCTGGACAACGGGCAAATTGCCGGAGCCGCACTGGACGTGTTGGCGGGCGACGAATCGCCCCAACATCCATTGGTGCAGCACCCACGGGTGATTGTGACACCCCACATCGCCGGTTATACCCTAGATGCAGCGCGTGAAGCAGCCATCACCGTCGCCGAGAAGTTTCTCGATTTTTTCGCTGCCAACGAAGTGGAGCCTGTCTTACCGTTACGCATTGTGCCCTCGGACAAAGTTTTCCCGCACGAATTGTTTGATCAGAAGCGCGTGCTGCGTCTGGCGAACCGCTTGCTGGCTTCCGGCCAGTTGAAGAATCCGCCGCTGGTCATGGAAACAGAGAAAGGGTACATGGTGCTGGATGGTGCGACACGCTCGACGGCGCTGCGCCAATTGGGTCTTCCCCATATGTTGGTGCAAGTTTTCCGATCGGACGCCGAGGGTTTGCAGCTTAAGACGTGGTATCACGTCATTCGTCAGATTGACCGGGTTGACTTGCTCGATTTGCTTCATTCGCTGCCCGATATTGAACTGGCTGTTAGCACGGTCGCTGATGTCACCGAAGAACAGTTGGCGTATGGCAGTTTGTGTTATATGCAATTTGCCGATGGGCCGGTCTATCTGGTGCAGGCTCGGTCGGGCGTCAATCGTCTGGAGGCGCTTAACCAGTTAACTGCCGCTTACATTGATGCCAGCCACACATCACGCACCCTGATTCAGGACATGGCCAAACTCCAACATGAGTTTCCGGACATGACAGCGCTGGTTGTTTTTCCGGTTTATACGGTGGATCAGGTGATTCAGTTGGCACAGGCGGGGCGACGGTTGCCAGCGGGCATTACGCGATTTATCGTGCCCGGCCGGATTTTGCGCGTCAATTTAGACCTGGAAGTTCTACGCACTGACCAAACGCTGCGTGAAAAAAACCGTTGGCTGCATGAGCAATTATTGGAGAAGCAACGAAACGGCCGTATCCGCTTCTACGCCGAACCCGTTTATTTGTTGGATGAATAGTAGCGGGTAGCGAGTCCAGAAAGAACCCGCTGCTCGCCGCTCGCTACCCCTTTTAGGAACGAGAAGACACCATGACAACCGATAATATCGTTTACCAATTGATACAAGAAGAAGAACAACGCCAGAAAGAAAAAATCGGCCTCATTCCCTCTGAAAACCATATGTCCCCCCAGGTAGCCGGAGTATTAGGTTCCTGCCTGTCCAGCAAATACGCCGAAGGCTACCCCGGACGGCGCTACTACGAAGGCAACCAGATCGTAGATAAGCTAGAAAACCTGGCGATTGAACGGGCTAAGACCTTGTTTGACGTACCCTTTGCCAACGTACAGGCATACTCCGGGTCGCCGGCCAATACGGCCGTGCAATATGCTTTACTAGAACCCGGCGACGCCATCATGGGGCTGACGTTGGGCGGCGGCGGCCATCTGACGCACGGTCATCCCGACGTGACCTTTTCTGGTAAGTATTTCCGGTCGGTGCAGTATAGGCTGGATGAGAACGGCCGTATAGACTTCAACCACATGCTCGCCCTGGCGCGAGAACATCAGCCCAAACTAATCATCGCGGGCACAACCTCTTATCCCTTTATGCTCGATTTTGCCCGTTTTCGCGAAGTGGCCGATGCTGTTGGGGCCTGGCTGCTGGCCGACATTTCACACATTACTGGCCTAATTATCGGCGGTGAACATTCCTCGCCCGTGCCCTACGCCGACGTGATCACGACCACCACACACAAGACGTTGCGCGGCCCACGCGGGGCCATCATCCTGGTCACTGAACGCGGGTTGGCGCGTGACGCAAAATTGGGTGCGAAGATCGACAAGGCGATCATCCCCGGCTTGCAAGGTGGCCCACACAATGCGACTACGGCCGGCATTGCCATCGCTTTAGAAGAGGCCACCCAGCCCGCTTATCGCGCTTACGCCCGGCAAATGCGCCTGAATGCCAATGCCCTGGCAGAATCTCTGTTATCTGGCGGCCTGACGCTGGCCGGAGGCGGCAGTGAAAATCACTTGATGGTGGTAGACCTGACGCCGTTAAGTGTGGGTCTGGGAACGCAGGCCGCCTATGCCCTGGATGTGGCTGGAATCTACGCCAATCGGAACACCATCCCCAACGAACCAGGCTCGCCGTTTTATCCCTCCGGTCTGCGTCTGGGTACGCCTTTGGTGACCACACGGGGGATGCAGGAAGCGGAAATGGTCCAAATCGGGCAGTGGATCACCCAGGTTGTGGCTTACGTCAAAGATGCCACGCTACCCGAAGAACCAAAAGAGCGGGGCACTTTTATCAAATCTTTCAAGAAACAGGTGGACAATGATCCCTACTTGCTGAATTTGCGCGAAAAAGTGAAATCGCTAGCGATACAATTTCCCCTCTTTGCGGAGTAAGGAGCATTCTATGACCAAAAAGCTGTTGATCAGGCAGGTACGGCCGTGGGGCGGCCCCACTGTAGATGTTCTGGTTGAGGATGGCTTAATTCAGCGGATAGAGCCGAATATTGTGGCTGACGATGGGATGGTAGTGGACGGCCGTTTTCACTTGCTGCTCCCTGGTCTTGTTAACGCCCATGCCCACTTGGACAAAAATCTGATGGGCCTGCCCTGGCATAGAAATCAACTTGCGGGTCACCGTGTCCAAGACTTCGTGGAATACGAACGGCGCGTCCAACGCGAAGTCAATCACTCGCCCCAGGTCCAATCGGCGCGGCAGGTAGAGGCATCTATTGCCACCGGCGTCACCCACATCCGCACTCACGTAGACGTAGATGCCGGTGTCGGTCTGAGAAATCTCGAAGGTGTCTTGTCCACCCGCGAACAGTACCAAGATATGCTGACCATGCAGATCGTGGCTTTCCCCCAAGGCGGTATGTTAAGTCGCCCCGGCTCCGTCGAACTGCTGGAAGAAGCCATCAAAGCTGGCGCAGATTGCGTGGGCGGCCTGGACCCGGCGGTGATAGACCGTGACCCAGTGAAGCACCTGGACACCATCTTTGGCATCGCCGCCCGTTACAACGTAGACCTGGACATCCATCTCCACGAACCGGGCATGTTGGGTGCGTTCACCGTCGAGTTGATTGCCGAACGTACCCGCGCTCTGAGCCTGCAAGGGCGGGTCACCATTAGCCACGTCTTTTGTCTGGGCACGGTTGAACAGGGTTACTTACATGCGCTGATTGACCTGTTGCTAGAAAATCGCATCACCATCATGACCCTTGGCTCCGGTCATTCGCCGTTTCCGCCCATCAAAACGCTCTATGACGCTGGGGTCTCCCTTTGCACCGGAACCGATGGCGTTCGCGACACCTGGGGACCATATTACACCATTGACATGCTGGAACGGGTGAAGTTGATGGGCTATCGCAGCGG
Above is a genomic segment from Candidatus Leptovillus gracilis containing:
- a CDS encoding serine hydroxymethyltransferase yields the protein MTTDNIVYQLIQEEEQRQKEKIGLIPSENHMSPQVAGVLGSCLSSKYAEGYPGRRYYEGNQIVDKLENLAIERAKTLFDVPFANVQAYSGSPANTAVQYALLEPGDAIMGLTLGGGGHLTHGHPDVTFSGKYFRSVQYRLDENGRIDFNHMLALAREHQPKLIIAGTTSYPFMLDFARFREVADAVGAWLLADISHITGLIIGGEHSSPVPYADVITTTTHKTLRGPRGAIILVTERGLARDAKLGAKIDKAIIPGLQGGPHNATTAGIAIALEEATQPAYRAYARQMRLNANALAESLLSGGLTLAGGGSENHLMVVDLTPLSVGLGTQAAYALDVAGIYANRNTIPNEPGSPFYPSGLRLGTPLVTTRGMQEAEMVQIGQWITQVVAYVKDATLPEEPKERGTFIKSFKKQVDNDPYLLNLREKVKSLAIQFPLFAE
- a CDS encoding amidohydrolase family protein, producing MTKKLLIRQVRPWGGPTVDVLVEDGLIQRIEPNIVADDGMVVDGRFHLLLPGLVNAHAHLDKNLMGLPWHRNQLAGHRVQDFVEYERRVQREVNHSPQVQSARQVEASIATGVTHIRTHVDVDAGVGLRNLEGVLSTREQYQDMLTMQIVAFPQGGMLSRPGSVELLEEAIKAGADCVGGLDPAVIDRDPVKHLDTIFGIAARYNVDLDIHLHEPGMLGAFTVELIAERTRALSLQGRVTISHVFCLGTVEQGYLHALIDLLLENRITIMTLGSGHSPFPPIKTLYDAGVSLCTGTDGVRDTWGPYYTIDMLERVKLMGYRSGLRRDEEIEMLLKIATYGGAQVMGAADYGLEVGKRADFVILGGETPAEAVIEQPHRTYVVKNGKILVADGSKLFD